The genomic interval ATTACATCGGCAAAAATGCAGATTATATTGCAAAAGCAATCGGTCTTAATGTTCCTGCTTCAACAAGATTGCTGCTATGTGAAGTTGACAAAGAGCACCCCTTGGTATGGACAGAACAGCTAATGCCGGTTATGCCGCTTGTAAGAGTAAAAGATGTTGATACAGCAATTGATTTAGCCATCGATGTTGAACACGGTTTTAAGCATACTGCAATAATGCATTCTCTGAATATTGCAAAACTCAGCAAAATGGCAAAATTATCAAATTGCTCTATTTTCATAAAAAACGGTCCGAGCTATGCAGGATTAGGATTCGGAGGAGCCGGGTTTGCCTCCTTTACTATTGCAAGCCCCACAGGAGAAGGTGTTACAAAAACAAGCACATTTACAAGAGAAAGAAGGTGTACATTAGTAGATCATTTCAGAATTATATAAATTATTTGTTATGAAGCTCGGCAAAGTATTAGGAAGAGTTGTAAGTACGGTTAAAGTTGATTCTTTTGAAGGATTAACACTACTTCTTATTCAACCTGTAAACGAAAAAAAAGAAAACACCGGAGACCCGATTGTTGCTGTTGACACAATTCATTCAAATATAGGACAGGTTATTTATTATGAAACCAGCAAAGAAGCAAGTATGGTAATTGACTTTATGAATCCGTGTGATGCTGCTATAGTGGGGATTGTTGATGAAATAAATTTGGAGGACGAAAAATGATAATCGGAAAAGTTATAGGAAATATTGTTTCGACAATAACAAGTACAGATTATAAAAACAGGACAATTCTGATCATTCAGCCTGTTGATACTTCCGGCAAAGAAAAAGGCAGCTCTTTTTTAGCAATCGATTCTGTACAAGCCGGTGTCGGAGATACTGTATTAACACTGGATGAAGGCGGTTCTGCAAAAATGATTTTAAAACCGGAAACAAATTCTGTTAAACAAGTTGTTGTAGGAATTATTGACCATATCGAAAAAGAAAAATGAATAAAGAACAAGTAAAAACTATTGCAATAGGAGCAGACCACGGAGCATTCGAAACAAAAGAAAGCCTGAAAAAATATTTGCAAGTTGTGGGTTATAAAGTTCTTGATATAGGAACAGATAACAACACAATTGCCGTAGATTATCCCGATTTTGCTTATCTCGTTGCAAAAAAAGTTGTAAGCGGAGAGTGTGACAGAGGAATAATGTTAGACGGTGCCGGAATCGGTTCGTCAATGGTTTGTAACAAAGTAAAAGGAATAAGAGCAGCATTGTGCTGGAGCAACAAAACAATA from Bacteroidales bacterium carries:
- a CDS encoding EutN/CcmL family microcompartment protein, encoding MKLGKVLGRVVSTVKVDSFEGLTLLLIQPVNEKKENTGDPIVAVDTIHSNIGQVIYYETSKEASMVIDFMNPCDAAIVGIVDEINLEDEK
- a CDS encoding RpiB/LacA/LacB family sugar-phosphate isomerase, which produces MNKEQVKTIAIGADHGAFETKESLKKYLQVVGYKVLDIGTDNNTIAVDYPDFAYLVAKKVVSGECDRGIMLDGAGIGSSMVCNKVKGIRAALCWSNKTIINSRQHNNANVLTMGTAQHSVSDICAMAKLWLETDFEGGRHWPRINKITAIEKK